From the Colletotrichum lupini chromosome 1, complete sequence genome, the window TAAGCTCTTGAGCAAAGGCGCCGACGACTCGTTCCACTTCACTTTTCGAGCTCCTTGAGTATCGGTCCTTGATACGCACCCATGTCCAGCTACTGATATTGGGTCCCGCCTTGGCAAACTTGGCATTGATCATGTTCCATGAGCCTTTTGAAGCGGTGATGCTCTTGTTCGCATACGAAAGATTAGGCGCGATTAACTCGCGACCGTGGACGGTCAATAGATTCTTGTCGACCTTGAGGCCAAAGTCCTTGACAACCTCGCTGTCGAGGCCCAAAGCTTTGCAGCTGTCGAAAGTGAGGGAGATGGCGTTGCTAAAGGGGGATCGACAAGCAAAGTTGAGCATCTCGGTCGTCTCCTGGCCGTTGAGCTTTGCGCGAACAGCTTGGCCGGCAATGATGGTGCACTGCTCAGCTGGGAAGAATGTCGGCTTTTCGCGGGTTCCAAGGTTGACGAGAGGCAAGGTGAGATCGGGAGCTGTGCCGTACTTCCAGGTCCAATATTGCTCGACGGTGTACATGCCTGGCGGTCTGTTGTTCATCACCGTCCTTTGTCCGTCTGCTGGCTCCATCCTGAAGAACACCTGGCGAGGGCCACCGTAGTGCCATGGATCCGCAATTCTAGCATCGTTGCTGCTGAGGTCTCCCCTGTATGCAAGGCCGAGAACCGTCTTCTTACGGGTGATCTCTTGTCCCTTTGCATCCTTGAACTTGATCTCGACACGAGTGCGAGCCAGAAACTTGGACAGGGCGCGAAGTCTGGTGATGTTCCGTGTGGCATCTGCAGGGCTCCTTTGGAAGACATCGACCTGAGACCAAAGGCAAAGGTCGCGAATACTGACGGGCATCTTGAAGACACCATGGGTGACGTTGACGTTCAAGAGCATTGACCCTGTGCCCAATTTCACGCTTTGGAAGTATCCTCTGATAGCCGTGAGAGGATCCTGTTGGCCAAGCTGGTGACTGGTAGATCCTTGACCCCAAGGAAAGAACCGGCCCTTGCCAATAGCAGTGACCTGGTCGTTCTTACGGGCAGTGTAGCCGAGAATGACGCCTAGAGCGTCGACAGAGGCTGCAAATCTAGGGAAGTTGGCTTCGTCCGGGTCGCTCTTGTCAATCATGGTCTGAAGATACTCCTTCATCTCCTTCAATGGAGCTGCTGTTTCGCCAACGATCTTAACCAGGTAGCTCTCTGACCTGTCGGAATTCTCCTGCCTGAGGATAACCTTGATGGGGTTGACGGCCAACTTGAGCTTCTTCAGAGAGATGAGCTGGCTTTTGAACTCGGTGGCGAGAATGGCGTTTGGCTCAAGGTTCTTCAACTCTTCGAGAGCAGCTTGAAGAATGATCTTCAACTTGCGAGCCGGGATGGAAGATGGAGGGCcatcgctgccgccgccgccgctactGCTGCCACCACCTCCAGGCTGGGCCTTCTCCTTGCCCTTGCCCTTGCCCTTAGGTGTAGACTCCTTCTCCTTAGTTTCGCCCTTGCGGACTTCAAGGTTGTACCGCCAAACGGCGTCAGGGTTGACGGTGAGGTGGAAGTAGTTGGCCCACAGGATGACCTTTTTGCCTTTGGTCCCGTAGGCAGGGCGACGGGGCATGAGTGCGGCCGAGTTCACTTCAGTGAGCGTCATCGAGCTCATCTTCTTGAAAAGTTGGGCGTCCTGAGACTGGTGAGCCTTGATGATGCGATTCTCGAGCTCGATTGTGCCGCGATCGGGTTGGGGAATTGACTTGTTCTGACTGCTGAGAGTTAGTCGAGCTTTAGCGATGGCTGTGATCTTGAACCTACCCGAAGAATTGAGACTCATTCTCGAATGGGTCTCTGAAGCCGCCGTAACCACCTcgtccaccaccacctcgtCCGCCGCGGTCAAAGCCGCCTCGTCCTCCCCGGTCACCTCGGAAGCCACCACCACGGCCACCACGATCACCTCCAGGACCGCCACCACGGCCGCCGCGGTCTCCTCTAAAGCCGCCACGTCCGCCGCCTCGGTCACCTCGGAAGCCGCCGCCATCGCCGCCTCCTCGGGATTGGAAGTCACCGCCTCCGCGCCCTCCTCCACCACGGCCTCCACGATCTCCACCACGACCCCCACGATCTCCTCCCCGGCCACCACGGCCACCGCCCTGGCCACCACGTCCAGAGTCAGCCATTGAATAAGTGAAGGGGTGTTCAGTAAAGCTGAAGCTACATAACAAATCAGTCACAAGTTCAATTGAGATTCCAGTGCTCGGCAACACGAACTGTGGGAGCGCTACTTACTGAACGAGACTGTATTCAGATATTCCTTGGCTTATTTATGTGCCCTGCGTCGTCAATGTGTAAGCATGAAAGAGCCCAGGTCAAGTATGCTTTCGGGAGCAAAGGCACATTTGGCGTCGGCCAGCGAGTGGCATGCCAAACGGAAAAGTGCAATGATTTGGCCAATGGCGAATTAAAGCAAAAAGAACAATGGGTGACAAATGATGAAAGTACCAAGGGCAACCGACGCGGGAGGCCGTCAAAGGTAAAACAAACGAACCAAGGTCACAAAAAGCTACTCAGCTGATGATCTTGGGTTGGAGGTGTTGCGTTAGTCCAGCGTGAAAGATGGGAGATGGGATGGGTGAAAGTatgtaggtaggtagtggATCTCAGTCCCGGTAGGGAGGCGGCGGGTATCCTTGTGTGTCTGAAGTGGGGCACTGCACCAGAGAAAGTCAAAAAGGGTCTTTCCGACTCCTTCACGACGGTACTTGGAAGTCCGGGGTAGCTTCGGAGGAGCGACTACCTACTTAAGCTTAAGGTGAAGGTCACTATGGTGCAAAAAGAGGCTCAATCAGGGTGGCAGGCAGTTTCGTAGCTTCCCACTGTTGTGAGAGCACCTGCAGATAAATATGGATGATTTGTCCAAGGCAAGCCAAACTGACGATGCCCAAGCTGACAGTTTGCACAGGGACGTAATGCAATCGTTGGAAACCGTCATTGGGACCTATTATCGGTGTCTATCACCCTATCAAAGAACTTGAACTACTGTGGTAAAAGTACTCTGTGCGACGCAACATCAAAGTGTAAAAACGGCGGGGGAGGATGGCCTCCTTTGCCCAAGCACCAACGTCTGCTTGAAGCCCGCAACCAGCTGTCTTTCTCCCATTGCTCCCCATGTGGCTCAGCCAACGCCCTGGCATACTACCGGTGCATGCACAAACCCAGGATATCCAGGGGCTCTCCCGATTGGTTGAATGCGTTTGATCAGCTTCGTAAGTCCACAAGATGGTTGCGGAAGCACACCCACACCAGTCCCCAACTCCCGATAGACTGCCTGCCAGGCATATGGCCCATGACCAAGCCGACCAGTACAGACCGACCTCGCCTCAACTTCCGGCCATGACTGTTTTAGGGTATAAAGACACCATCCCTGGTGGAATAGATGTAGCTCTTTTCTCACTTTGCCGGTGCTTTCCTACCGGTAGATGCGTGCGTGTTTTGCTGTTCTGAACGTCGTTGATGATGCAGTCAAGCCCATGACTGCAGGCGAGGTCAAGCCAACGCAAAAAGCAAAAAGGAGCGGTGTGTATCTGCACAGCAGGGAAGCAAAAACAAATGGAGTGCCTACCTTGAGTGAGGGGTGCGACCATTTGGTTTGCAATCGGCAGCTGGCCGGACCAGAGACACCGGGAAGGCGAAATTGTGGCTGCTGATTGTCCGTGTCATCAAGTCTTTCGCTCTGCTATGGCACTTACCTTGCTTTCTTCGGGAGTCATATGCTATCAAGTCGAGAAAGCGTTTTATTTCTGGCATTTAACTAACATGAAGCTCACGATCTCCGAGCTAGGATATGATGCCATCGCTAACGATGGAGGGCATCATTGCAGTCCGGCGTTTGAGGTGGGGCCGGCTGAGAAGGGACCTGGCAGCGGTTACCGGGCGATTAGCTGCGTTGGAGATCCAGCGCAGGTTAACTGCATACCTTACATCAGGATGTGCCaagctacctaccttacctagtgTACCTAGTGTGCCTAGGTAGATGAGTAAGTTGGTGCCCAAGTACGACTACCAACGACTCGAGAGATTGAGTGAGCGAAAGCGTGGAGCATTACACGACCTCAAGTTGAGGCGGCACAAAAAGTAGAGTTTGCAGCTTGGAGGATCATTTCAAATTGTTCAGATTTTACAATGATGCCCTCTCCCTATTTTCCTTTCAACACCGCAAACGCCCTCGTTGTGAACGCAGTTAGAAAACAACTTGTGAAAGGCAGTTTGTCGTCATCCCACAGCGCGCACCCTTGCATGACAGCGGACCACCGCATACGCCAGCATTGGCGGCAGCCCACCGGCGATATGGAAGCATCGAGCAAACACGCAACCAGTTCATCATTGATCTCACCCCGTCGCTATTGGACAGCCTTGACGTGGCCCGCCGTAGCCACCTTGAGAATATCGCCTTCGAGCCCCTTGATGTGCACGAAATCGACACCCGCCCTCTCGAGCGCGCTCCGTCCGGTATTATCCTTGACGAACTTTTCCGGCTCCTGAACACCTACGTAGACGGTCTTGATAAAAGACCGCAGCTGGAGAATCCTCTTGGTACAGGGCAGATTCCCACTGAGCCTCGTCGAGCACGGTTCCATGGTCGTGTAGAGCACAAGCGGCGTCTTGATGACGGAGCCCAGCTCCTCCTCGGTAACGTCGTGCTGTTGGGCCAGCTTCATGAAGCAGCACTGCTCGGCGTGCGTGTTACCTGGCAGCTCCAAGGTGTAGCCCGTCGAGATAACTGTGTTGGTGGCGGGGTTGACGAGGGCCGCTCCGACTCTGTAATTTGTCGGCTTTGGTGGTGACTGTTTCGCCAGCGAGAGCGCATATTGGAGGTACCCCTCGTGGTCGCCTGGCGCTATCGGTGCTGGTTGAATCCCCTCAACCTCTGATGCCATTTTCAGGATATACGAAAGTTGACTGGATTACTTCGAGTACAGTGCGATAAGTGAGATTATGAGGGTTTCCCGAGTGCTTTGAGATGTTTCAATACTGCAAGACGAATTGAGCTGGAATGGCCTCTAACATGAGATTGATTAGTTACAAAAAGTAGCTTTCATCAGTGAGCCAGTCATCGTGGGAGGGGCAGAGGGGCAGGGAGTGAAGCTCTTGCCTCAGCTCAGCGCATCGGTGCCGCAAGCCCCGTTTCGCCGACTTCCTCGACGCACGGACTGCCAATCGACCCGGTGCTTAAACGCATGCGTCCCACCACTTTAGCAGGCGCGTCTCCGCGAGCTTGAGCGCGTCGCAGAGCTCTGAGTGAGCTTTCTGTCTATCATCAACCCAACATTCACATCCCCACAGCCTTCAAAATGTCATCTCCCGACGAGCTTGTTGACGACAGTCCCCCCGAGATCGACCCCTATGAGATCTTGGGACTCGAACGCGAGGCTACACCGGAACAGGTCAAGTCTGCCTACCGAAAAGCAGCACTCAAGAACCACCCAGGTAAGAGGGAGCAGCCCACCATCCTCGTGGGGCATGATTGACATTACTTCTCGCGTAGACAAGGTCTCCGACGACCAGAGAGATGAGGCGAAGGAAAAGTTCCAGGCCATTGCTTTCGCCTACGCCATTCTCTCTGACCCGGCACGACGCAAGCGATACGACACAACCGGTTCTACATCCGAGTCCATCATCGACTCCGAGGGCTTCAACTGGTCCGACTATTACCGCGAGCAATTCCAAGATGCGATCTCTGCAGAAGCCATCGAAAAGTTTGCCAAGAAGTACAAGGGCTCCGACGAGGAGAAGGACGACGTCTTGATCGCCTACGAAAACTCCAAGGGCGACATGGACGGGATCTACGAGTCAGTCATGCTAAGCGACGTGCTCGAGGACGACGAACGGTTCCGCCAGATCATCGACGAGGCTATTGCCAGCGAAGATGTCCAGGCATACAAGCGGTATACAAAGGAGAGCAAGCTGTCAAAAGCGGCTCGCGTCAAGGCAGCAAAGGGCGAGGCGAACGAGGCCGAGGAGTACGCCAAAGAGCTTGGAGTTCACGATAAGCTCTTTGGCGACAAAAAGGGCAaggggaagaagaagggcaaggaTAATGGAGAGGCCGACCTGGCCGCGCTCATTAAGGGCAACCAGCAAAAACGTGCAGGTTTTCTGGACGATCTCGCTGCCAAGTATGGAGCCACCAGCCAGCCTAAAAAGGGCAAGAAGAGGGTcgtggaggaggaagagccgTCAGAAGAGGCATTCCAGGCTGCAGCTGCACGGCTGAAAAAGCCCAAGGCAGACGAAAGCAAACCTGCCAAAGCGGGAAGAAGATCGAAGCGGTAAAACATGGCATTTCTGGATTGGCGTCTAAGGCTTGGGGGAAACCGGCAAGGATATGGAATCTTGGTATGGGACTCAATCGCATGAATGAAAGTGATATTTCTGAATTGTTGGAGACCTTCCACGTCTTCACGATCATGTTCGATAACTCCCAACTTGGCGGATGGTGACGAGTGCTTTACTCTAGCACTATTTGGATGCAAAGTGCTTCAGAGGTAATGTGAGGTAGCACTTGTATCAGCATGGGGTCCTGGACGGTAGCGCCACAAGGCGGGGCACTCGGCACTGCAGTCGCTAAAACATCCCCAGGTCAACCACGAAAGTTTACTTTTCCCCCAAGAACGGAATCTCCCACTATCACGTACATGTTCCAACGCGACGCGCTTTCGGAGCCTCAGAACGGCCGACCGCTCCCATCCGAGGTAACCTGCAGCTGACTATCACGACATTTCACGGTCAGGTCTTGGTTGAGGATGCCAAAGTGATCCTCTACCGACAATGCCATGACGAGCGATGTATCAATAGGCGGCCTCTATCCGCAGTACTGCCTGCAACGCTCCCCAACCTTCAACACATGGTGCCTCATGCAGGCATCCGACGTACACGCCCTGAAGACCGTGCCTGAATATGAAGGTAAAATTGCCGCCAACATGCCCAGTGTGCGTGGCTCCACAGGCTGACGAGTGAATACATGCTGCAGTTCAGAACTTCTACTTCTACAAGAACCTGCCTATCAAATGGGCACGCATCGTCGGCATCGTCGTCGCCGTGGACGACTTCCCGGGCCGGCGCATCTACACGGTTGACGACAGCAGCGGGGCTTGCATCGAATGCACAGTCGCGACAAAGACACCGCCGTCCGACAACAGCGCTACCAATCTGGACACCAACGGGTGGTTCACCAAACGACCGCAGCCGCAGCCTCCTGCCGACTGCGTCGACGTAGATGTCGGCACCGTCATCGATATCAAGGGAGGACTGGCTATGTTCCGTGAGGAGATGCAGATCAGGATCGAAAAGGTCAAGATCCTCCGGTCCACGGAGGAAGAAGTGGCGCTGTGGGAGAAGCGCACGCGGTTCCGGAACGAGGTGCTTCTGCCGCCGTGGGTGCTTAGTGAGAGGCAGATTCGGAAGTGTAAGAAGGAAGGGATGAGGGATGCCGAGAGCGAGGAGAGGAAGCGCAAGAGGGAGAGGAGGCGCGAGGagaggaagaaggaggaggaggagatgcGGCGCAAGACTGAGGCTGCCGAGGCGGCGGCTGCGCAGGAGAACCGGTATCGTGCATACAAGTTGAAGAAAGCAGATGGATCGCGGCCGATGGTACAGACCAGCCAGGTCTTTACGGCAGTTCCAACCACAACAGCGGCTGCAGCTGCCCCTATCGTGGAGGATCGATACCGTGCGTACAAGTTGAGGAAAGGAGACGGATCGCGCCCGATTGCGTATGCTGGCCAAGTCATCGCGGCGGTACCGACTGAGGCTACGGCTGCGTCGGTCGTGGAGGACCGATATCGTGCCTACAGTCTGAAGAGGGGACACTCAACCCAAGAACAGCAGCCTCAACGAGTCACGAGGCCGGCTCCGAGTCCGGCCGCGGAAGACCGTTATACAGCCTACAAGATCAAGAAAGGAGGAGACAGTCGGCCGGTCATGAGGCCAGATGCTACGACTATTGACACCGCTGCTGCCGAGGCCGTGGAGGATCGGTACCGCGTTTACAAGCTGGGCAGGTCTGGGGCTAATAGCCTGGAGAAGAAAAGATGAGACTGCAAGGGGAGCAACATTCTCTTGGTTTCTGATATACGGTTCATTATAGGCGCTTGGGGCGCTTGGGAGTAGACTTGCTTTCGATACCCGCGATTGGCTCTGCGATTTCAATtgactactattactatccaTTATATGATGCAGACTACACTTCCGACACCATCTTTCGCCTGACGCTACCTTCATCGAATTGTACAATTCATCTGCACATGTTCCAGTTCACAGCAGCAAGCCAAGTGTGGCCACTGACATTCGCCAAGATGACGCCAAGGATTTCTCCAAGATCATATTGCCTGGTGACAGGCAGAAGAAGCTGGTTACACTGAAAAGAAGCAACCTCTTGTCGCCAATGCGTCAGCAAAGGGCATCTTCTGACCACTGTCGTCAACCTCAGCTCAACATCTGCTCTCGCAACAATGGCCTGTAGTTGCAGTTACCACCCCGATCCAGCTGCTCAAAAGTCAGCGATGCCATTACTCTTACGTCACTGGCCCGAGTGTCTCGCTAAAGGCAAAGAGAGGGACGACGATATGCCCCTCCATGGCTTTGGTCCCTGGAGATAGAAGACATTCTTTTTGCCCCAACGGGTCTCAATTATACGTGCATACCATCGTATTCGAGGCCAAGTGACCTGTTGCTCTGTCAATTGCACCGGTCATTTTTGCCAATATTGGCTGATTTCCCCTCCCTTCTCGGACTGTCAAGCGGCAGCTTGGATGCCGAAGAGTCTCCACGCCAAGGGCAGGCACGCGTCAGCCAAAGAGGGTCGTTTCGTTTGGGTGCTGCATTAATCGTGCATACTTAACCTCATGAGTCGAGACTCCCCATCGCAACATCTCTCTCCAATTGCGCTTGCCAGAAAAAGACCCAAGACCGCCTAGTTGAACCAGTACACATACCTACCTTGTCTTTATCTTACTTGCCGGTCTTTTTGCGGCTGCATCGCGTCTTGTCGCCCAACGCAGTCCTCAGACCATTGCCGGTGCCGCTGTTGCCAGCCACAACATCATCGTCGCTTCATCAGCTCTTGGCCAAATACTCAGAAGCCTCTGCTGCCATCAAGACACGGCCACCACCGACGCCTACCTGTCTTGACTGATCGCGATCCCTCAGTGCCTAGCACCTTATCCTATCTCACCAGGCGGCTCTCATTGCTCTGTACCTAGACCTAGTTCCCCGGCAAGCCGCTCTGCATTCCTAACCAGGTGAGACCTATCCATTGTTTCTGGAACCGGTACATTCCCTTCACATTCTTGGCCCATACGTTGCGCGGTAACGCTGCAAATCTTCACGTTCTGGACTGCGGCAATCCCACCCGTGGGCTTACCACTATCGGTTCACCGAGGACTGTCCATTGTTGATGTGTGGCTGCTTTCACCATGACACCTGTTTATATGAGTTGGAGCACCGCTCCTATACTACCTCATGCAGAATTGAGGAACTTCTCTCCCTGCCACGCGCTACCTAACATACCCCCAAAAGCCAGAAACAGGCTTGAACATCCTCTACAACCTCATACTAACACGATAAGATCATTGCCTCCCCCGCAATGACGGGCTTTCATAAGAAAATGGGGATCCTCAGGCTAACTTTGATACAGGTCCTCCTCTGCGAGAACGCACTTGCCCTATTTCACCAGCAACACGTTCGCCTTCACGATACTCACCCGGATTCGGTGTCTCTCGGCCAATTGAACGTCCGGGCTTTACTCCTCGATAGTCGTGATATAGCTTGCGTGACAGAGACGGCGAACGTAACCGTAACAGTCAGGGCCACGAAAGGATCACAGCAAACATCAGCACCAGCATTGGATAACTCCCAGGTTCCCAACGTCGTCACCAGCGCCGAAGCTAGCGGAACAGTAGTGATCTTGCCATCTCTAACCAACACAGCGCCTCAAACTTCTGGATACGTTGCGACTGGTCTCACTGCATCGGGCAAGGTTACGTCTTGCCCTCTTATGTCAAACCCTATTCCGACGCCCTCATCTCTCATCGACACAGCTGCGCCTGCTACTTCAGTTGCACCACTTCCATCCGCGCCAATGCCTTCCGGAGACATCTTTTCTGAGCCCATTGGCACTGGGGCACCCCCGGGCACCATCTCAGCCCGCAGTGATCACCCGGTTCCGAGAAAGGGCATCACCTCGAGCTCACCGATTCAGACAAACAAGTTTTACTCCAACTTCTTCCTCGGAGACCAGACGGCGCCGACGTACACCTACCCTTATGGCATAGCATGGGGGGCAGGACGAGGGGCTGCTGCCAGCTACGGCATGACGATTTCCCACATCGAAGCGAGCCAGCGTGTCTTCGGCCCGACCAAGGCGGATTCTGGAGCTGCGTCTTATTTCATTAACCCGGTAGGTATTCAATCAATGGTAATTAGCGCTCAGGAGCTCGGGTCGGACACCGCGGTGGGAATCGACAGCATCACGGCCTTCTCTGCAACAATTCACCTGAAGCCGAATGCCCAAGCTGTGCCGGCGGTTTCTTTCCCTCTCGTCCAAGGAATGCCCTTCATCACAGCCCAGTATGCCGGCGCGACCCCCGTGATCCGCACGGGAGTCTTCTTCAGGACGGTTACGCGGGTGACACAGGACCCCAAGGCCGGCGTTGCCAAGTACACTTTCCAGCTCGAAGACGGCAAGATCTGGCGATTGTACGCATATGCAACCACCGGATCTCAGCTCAACCTGCAGGTTGTCAACAACGGTCTCGCCCAATCAACGCAGCCGTTCTACGGAATCATTCAAGTCGCCAAGGATCCTGGAAATGGAGAGGCACTGCTTGACCAGGCGGCCGGTGTTTATCCCACGACAGTCGCGCTGTCTGGTTCAGTGAGCGGCACCACGGGCTCGTACACGTTCAAGTTTGCCAAGGACGGTCATCCTGATGGCAAGCTGGTCATGTACGCGCTGCCGCACCATGTCTCCTCATTTGATTCTACGACGAGAAACGGCGTTCAGCCGGTTCAGCTCATGACTCCTGCCAAGGGTATCGCAACAGCAGTCTTGGCTGACCAGTGGACGATGCAAGAATCGAACTTGCCTGTGAGCATGGGTTTCGCTCCTTGGAGCCCTGACCAAGGCAGTCTCACCACGCTATCTGACAATGCCAAAGTCGTGATCCGCGGGATAGCAGCCCAGGAGGTATCCCAGGACATGATGGCTCAGTCTGATCTGGACTCCATGTACTTCAGCGGAAAGGTAAGTCTACTTCATATATCTGTGAAACGTCTCAACTAACTCGCAACTAGGCCCTGGCCAAGTTTGCCTTACTGATTATTGTGATCAATGACATTCTGGGCGACCCAGCATTGGCGCAGTCAGGCCTGAACAGGCTCAAGGCAGCGTTTGCCACGTTTGCTACCAACAAACAAAAGTACCCGCTGGTATATGAGAGTGAGTTGCGGTTTCTCGAGACGATACATACATCCCGCTAACCAGACCCAGGCGCTTGGGGAGGTGTCGTGTCTTCAGCAACCTACGTCACGGGCAACGACGGCGCCGACTTTGGCAACACGCAGTACAATGACCACCATTTCCACTATGGCTATCATATCCTTGCAGCCGCAGCCATTGCTCATTTGGACCCGAGCTGGCTGAGTGCGAACAAGGACTATGTGAATGCTCTGGTGCGAGACGTGGCCAACCCCAGCACCCAAGATACCTACTTCCCTACGTGGCGTGCTTTCGACTGGTACCATGGCCACAGCTGGGCCCATGGTCTGTACGCCTCGTACGATGGAAAGGTGAGCTGCGCTTTTCCTCGAGGTCGAAAGCGCAAGAACTAACATCACGGACAACAGGACCAAGAATCAAGCTCCGAAGACATGATGCACGCCTACGCCCTCAAGATGTGGGGTGACGCCTCGGGCGACAGCATGCTCTCATCGCGAAGCAACCTCCAGCTCTCCATCATCGCCCGCGCCCTCCAGGACTACTACCTCTACAAGAGCGACAACGTCGTACAGCCACCCCAATTTATCGGCAACAAGGTGGCCGGCATCCTCTTTGAGAACAAGATTGACCACACGACCTACTTTGGCGCTAACATCGAGTTCATCCAAGGCATCCATATGATTCCCCTCCTCGCGCCCTCGCCTTTTGTCCGCACACCGGCCTTCGTCAAGGAAGAATGGGACGTGTACTTTAGCAACGGACGCGTCGATACTATCGCGGGCGGCTGGAGGGGTATCATCTATGGAAACCTTGCGACGATTGACGGTAAGACGGCGTGGAACTTTTTCAACAGCTCCAACTTTGATCCTAGCTGGATCGACGGCGGCGCGAGTTTGACGTGGTACTTGACGTATGCAGCTTGTAAGTGTCGACCATATTTCAGCCTTGTGCAAGGAAATTGTGAATACTGACACAATCTCACAGTAATGGGCAACGTCTAAGACGTTTTTCAACACCCTGAATGGGAAACCACACCAGTCCTATATCAACACTTACATGACTGGTGTATGGAATGAACGACATGAAGATCAAGAAGGGCGGCACCATTCGAATTCGGTTTtctcttatttct encodes:
- a CDS encoding glycosyl hydrolase family 81 encodes the protein MRVSRLQKVAFITQRIGAASPVSPTSSTHGLPIDPVLKRMPFKMSSPDELVDDSPPEIDPYEILGLEREATPEQVKSAYRKAALKNHPDKVSDDQRDEAKEKFQAIAFAYAILSDPARRKRYDTTGSTSESIIDSEGFNWSDYYREQFQDAISAEAIEKFAKKYKGSDEEKDDVLIAYENSKGDMDGIYESVMLSDVLEDDERFRQIIDEAIASEDVQAYKRYTKESKLSKAARVKAAKGEANEAEEYAKELGVHDKLFGDKKGKGKKKGKDNGEADLAALIKGNQQKRAGFLDDLAAKYGATSQPKKGKKRVVEEEEPSEEAFQAAAARLKKPKADESKPAKAGRRSKRDISELLETFHVFTIMFDNSQLGGCTCISMGSWTVAPQGGALGTAVAKTSPGQPRKFTFPPRTESPTITYMFQRDALSEPQNGRPLPSEVLVEDAKVILYRQCHDERCINRRPLSAASDVHALKTVPEYEGKIAANMPSNFYFYKNLPIKWARIVGIVVAVDDFPGRRIYTVDDSSGACIECTVATKTPPSDNSATNLDTNGWFTKRPQPQPPADCVDVDVGTVIDIKGGLAMFREEMQIRIEKVKILRSTEEEVALWEKRTRFRNEVLLPPWVLSERQIRKCKKEGMRDAESEERKRKRERRREERKKEEEEMRRKTEAAEAAAAQENRYRAYKLKKADGSRPMVQTSQVFTAVPTTTAAAAAPIVEDRYRAYKLRKGDGSRPIAYAGQVIAAVPTEATAASVVEDRYRAYSLKRGHSTQEQQPQRVTRPAPSPAAEDRYTAYKIKKGGDSRPVMRPDATTIDTAAAEAVEDRYRVYKLGRRLGRLGVDLLSIPAIGSAISIDYYYYPLYDADYTSDTIFRLTLPSSNFHSSKPSVATDIRQDDAKDFSKIILPGDRQKKLVTLKRSNLLSPMPQHLLSQQWPVVAVTTPIQLLKSQRCHYSYVTGPSVSLKAKRGTTICPSMALVPGDRRHSFCPNGSQLYVHTIVFEANGSLDAEESPRQGQARSRLPIATSLSNCACQKKTQDRLVEPVHIPTLSLSYLPVFLRLHRVLSPNAVLRPLPKPLLPSRHGHHRRLPVLTDRDPSFPGKPLCIPNQVRPIHCFWNRYIPFTFLAHTLRGNAANLHVLDCGNPTRGLTTIGSPRTVLLCENALALFHQQHVRLHDTHPDSVSLGQLNVRALLLDSRDIACVTETANVTVTVRATKGSQQTSAPALDNSQVPNVVTSAEASGTVVILPSLTNTAPQTSGYVATGLTASGKVTSCPLMSNPIPTPSSLIDTAAPATSVAPLPSAPMPSGDIFSEPIGTGAPPGTISARSDHPVPRKGITSSSPIQTNKFYSNFFLGDQTAPTYTYPYGIAWGAGRGAAASYGMTISHIEASQRVFGPTKADSGAASYFINPVGIQSMVISAQELGSDTAVGIDSITAFSATIHLKPNAQAVPAVSFPLVQGMPFITAQYAGATPVIRTGVFFRTVTRVTQDPKAGVAKYTFQLEDGKIWRLYAYATTGSQLNLQVVNNGLAQSTQPFYGIIQVAKDPGNGEALLDQAAGVYPTTVALSGSVSGTTGSYTFKFAKDGHPDGKLVMYALPHHVSSFDSTTRNGVQPVQLMTPAKGIATAVLADQWTMQESNLPVSMGFAPWSPDQGSLTTLSDNAKVVIRGIAAQEVSQDMMAQSDLDSMYFSGKALAKFALLIIVINDILGDPALAQSGLNRLKAAFATFATNKQKYPLVYESAWGGVVSSATYVTGNDGADFGNTQYNDHHFHYGYHILAAAAIAHLDPSWLSANKDYVNALVRDVANPSTQDTYFPTWRAFDWYHGHSWAHGLYASYDGKDQESSSEDMMHAYALKMWGDASGDSMLSSRSNLQLSIIARALQDYYLYKSDNVVQPPQFIGNKVAGILFENKIDHTTYFGANIEFIQGIHMIPLLAPSPFVRTPAFVKEEWDVYFSNGRVDTIAGGWRGIIYGNLATIDGKTAWNFFNSSNFDPSWIDGGASLTWYLTYAALMGNV